Proteins co-encoded in one Candidatus Bathyarchaeota archaeon genomic window:
- a CDS encoding NAD-dependent epimerase/dehydratase family protein, which translates to MITRTAQVSARSQEAIKTNNKVLVTGGTGFIGSTLVRSLLNKKYQVTILDNLSTGLRDNLPTNNKLKLVTGNIKDYETVSTIVHGHQNIIHLAAQAFIPFSYQQPIEVAQVNAIGSINIFKACTNHSVKRLVHISSSEVYGTAQYLPMNEKHPMQPYSTYSVAKVAADLWAQTFFWEHKLPVVILRPFNTFGPRESLPYFIPEMIRQCLKEPKIHVGNLETSRDFTYVEDTANAMINALETKNIEGEIINIGSGQTHKMKDILTLIKQETDAEKKQIVLDKNRLRPRDVETLVTDNTKARKILGWTPTTTFTEGIRKTIKWYIDNKQTWGYEKHGWKWRY; encoded by the coding sequence TTGATTACACGCACAGCACAAGTATCTGCAAGATCACAGGAGGCCATAAAGACGAACAACAAAGTACTGGTCACCGGCGGAACAGGCTTCATAGGCAGCACACTCGTACGCTCACTACTCAACAAAAAATACCAAGTAACAATCCTAGACAACCTAAGCACAGGCCTACGCGACAACCTACCCACAAACAACAAACTAAAACTCGTCACAGGCAACATCAAAGATTATGAAACCGTTTCAACAATTGTACATGGTCATCAAAACATAATCCACCTAGCAGCACAAGCCTTCATACCATTCAGCTATCAACAACCTATAGAAGTAGCTCAAGTAAACGCCATCGGAAGCATCAACATCTTCAAAGCCTGCACAAACCATTCCGTTAAACGACTCGTCCACATAAGCAGCAGCGAAGTCTACGGAACAGCCCAATATCTACCCATGAACGAGAAACACCCCATGCAACCATACAGCACCTACTCAGTAGCCAAAGTAGCCGCCGACCTGTGGGCACAAACCTTCTTCTGGGAACACAAACTCCCCGTAGTAATACTACGACCCTTCAACACATTCGGCCCACGAGAAAGCCTACCCTACTTCATCCCAGAGATGATCAGACAATGTCTAAAAGAGCCAAAAATCCACGTAGGAAACCTTGAAACAAGCCGAGACTTCACCTACGTAGAAGACACCGCAAACGCAATGATAAACGCCCTTGAAACAAAAAACATCGAAGGCGAAATCATAAACATCGGATCAGGCCAAACCCACAAAATGAAAGATATCCTAACACTCATCAAACAAGAAACAGACGCCGAAAAAAAACAAATAGTCCTCGACAAAAACAGACTCCGACCAAGAGACGTCGAAACCCTAGTCACAGACAACACCAAAGCAAGAAAAATTCTAGGATGGACCCCAACAACAACATTCACAGAAGGAATCCGAAAAACCATCAAATGGTACATCGACAACAAACAAACATGGGGATACGAAAAACACGGATGGAAATGGCGCTACTGA